From Selenomonas ruminantium AC2024, a single genomic window includes:
- a CDS encoding glycosyltransferase, with the protein MELTANSKVYIMCPGNAHTGGPTLLHQLGARLQADGVDVAMYYYPVSTKSSVHPHYRHYSLPVAECIEVGIDNILIVPETLIFLVPRDLRIQRVVWWLSVDNWWSRVRRYVECYDETVESFAVKPLPFLGVLDSPSFMHWTQSEYARQFLLINDVPQERIFEVGDYLDEVFLTRNKTLVKAGRKNIVAFNPRKGWEFTRKLIEKSMDLAWRPVENMTPTQVEEFLHSVKVYVDFGNHPGKDRIPREAVMAGCCLLTGKRGAAANDVDIPIPSDLKFDDTEENIPAIVAKIRELLANYEQEVERLADYRHKISQEPELFTRQVRAALGYKQKNVAQELILSLDAGGGTEVFLQGYLQNNASRNIVLLRPHQAPKDKAEWQAFVYEHNINHIVVNHLLGFPLYETMTALSQLGMSYTVFLHDYFCMCPNTSLDCRALYCHGYRSHEYCRYIFNVRGMKDINLEEYRRRFYDFLLGADKVIAPTHYAAGIINSLYHDVNITVNPHKLQNNYKRTFKRDFAQEETLTLAFLGTFCTQKGARYFLQLNSWIKRRKLPVRLIVIGEDAGDLNGDRQGIFFTGRYVQSDVSRLLALYQTAIVLIPSACPETYCYTASEAILSGYPVLTMNLGAQALRVQKADCGWIINRDTPDRGQLSLQRLVRYFLTPKGRQEILKKAVNTQNFHNGME; encoded by the coding sequence ATGGAATTGACGGCAAATAGCAAAGTATATATTATGTGCCCGGGTAATGCCCATACTGGTGGTCCTACACTTTTGCATCAATTAGGAGCCAGATTGCAAGCAGATGGTGTTGATGTGGCAATGTATTACTATCCGGTTAGTACGAAAAGTAGTGTTCATCCGCACTACAGGCATTATAGTTTACCGGTTGCGGAATGTATCGAGGTTGGTATAGATAATATACTTATTGTACCAGAAACATTGATATTTCTCGTGCCACGTGACTTACGGATACAGCGTGTTGTGTGGTGGTTGAGTGTCGACAACTGGTGGTCAAGGGTTAGACGGTATGTAGAGTGTTATGATGAAACTGTTGAGTCCTTTGCTGTAAAGCCGTTACCTTTTTTGGGGGTATTGGATAGTCCCTCTTTTATGCATTGGACGCAGTCAGAATATGCCCGCCAGTTTTTGTTGATCAATGATGTGCCACAGGAAAGAATATTCGAGGTAGGTGATTATCTTGATGAGGTGTTCTTGACACGTAATAAAACCTTGGTAAAAGCAGGACGAAAGAATATTGTGGCATTTAATCCACGTAAAGGCTGGGAGTTTACACGTAAGCTTATAGAGAAGTCGATGGATTTGGCGTGGCGGCCGGTAGAGAATATGACGCCCACTCAGGTAGAGGAGTTTTTACATTCGGTTAAAGTTTATGTTGATTTTGGCAATCATCCAGGAAAAGATAGAATCCCCCGAGAGGCGGTTATGGCTGGTTGTTGCTTGTTGACAGGCAAGCGCGGAGCTGCTGCAAATGATGTCGATATCCCTATTCCATCCGATTTGAAGTTTGACGATACGGAGGAAAATATTCCAGCCATTGTGGCTAAAATTCGTGAGTTGTTGGCCAATTATGAACAAGAAGTAGAACGGCTGGCAGATTATCGCCATAAAATTAGTCAGGAACCAGAACTTTTTACACGTCAAGTACGAGCAGCATTGGGCTATAAACAAAAAAATGTTGCTCAAGAACTTATTTTGTCTCTTGATGCTGGCGGAGGAACAGAAGTTTTTTTGCAGGGGTATTTGCAGAATAATGCCAGTCGCAATATTGTATTATTGCGACCGCATCAGGCACCTAAGGATAAGGCTGAGTGGCAGGCGTTTGTATATGAACACAATATAAACCATATAGTTGTCAATCATTTGCTAGGCTTTCCATTATACGAGACTATGACGGCTCTGTCTCAGTTGGGGATGTCTTATACCGTATTTTTACATGACTATTTTTGTATGTGCCCGAATACCTCACTGGATTGTCGGGCCTTATATTGTCATGGATATAGGTCACATGAATATTGTCGTTACATCTTTAACGTCAGGGGAATGAAAGATATTAATTTAGAAGAATATCGTAGGCGATTTTATGATTTTTTGTTGGGGGCGGATAAAGTAATAGCACCCACACATTATGCTGCGGGTATTATAAACAGTTTATATCATGATGTGAATATTACGGTAAATCCGCATAAGTTGCAAAATAATTATAAACGAACATTTAAGAGGGATTTTGCTCAAGAAGAAACGCTAACACTGGCGTTTTTGGGGACGTTTTGTACGCAAAAAGGAGCAAGGTATTTTTTGCAGTTAAATTCCTGGATAAAGCGGCGTAAACTGCCTGTACGATTAATCGTTATTGGTGAGGACGCAGGCGATTTGAATGGCGATAGGCAGGGGATTTTTTTTACAGGAAGATATGTGCAAAGCGATGTGTCTAGATTATTAGCACTGTATCAGACAGCTATTGTATTAATACCTAGTGCATGTCCTGAGACCTATTGCTACACGGCTAGTGAAGCGATTTTATCTGGTTATCCGGTGCTGACCATGAATCTTGGTGCGCAGGCCTTACGTGTGCAAAAAGCAGATTGTGGTTGGATTATCAATCGTGATACGCCAGATCGTGGGCAGCTTTCTCTGCAACGTTTGGTAAGGTATTTTCTTACGCCAAAGGGACGGCAGGAGATTTTGAAAAAGGCAGTTAATACGCAAAATTTCCATAATGGAATGGAGTAA
- a CDS encoding tetratricopeptide repeat protein, translated as MGKASRKMNKNKKNKEQNMQLENVQELREELRALFAEEKYSDVINKLAELVQVGDHDAEMLYDGAYSYFMLGDYSRAAGMVQNVLTFEPEHIAARILLARICILEDRTDDSLAIFDFVLEHGENVLTQEQREDIEDILDYYGRNEAEHIKAEFPHVAGFLGLEPLTEDAAVPMAASIHAATGQHVEPQATMSKTLEQGGDYRSEIQAVLNKDISLKEKIRLLQVFAGGYFMANDYQAVAAFLETALNIDGQDENVLRNLAVTAKCMGMTDKALKFAAKLQQTDLLLLHFLRQ; from the coding sequence ATGGGAAAAGCAAGCCGTAAAATGAATAAGAATAAAAAGAATAAGGAGCAGAATATGCAGCTAGAGAATGTGCAGGAATTGCGAGAGGAACTGCGTGCTTTGTTTGCGGAGGAAAAATACAGCGATGTCATCAATAAACTGGCTGAACTAGTACAGGTTGGTGATCATGATGCGGAAATGCTTTATGATGGTGCTTACAGCTATTTTATGCTTGGTGATTATAGCAGAGCTGCAGGCATGGTACAAAACGTCCTGACTTTTGAACCAGAGCACATAGCAGCACGTATTTTGCTGGCAAGAATCTGTATCTTGGAAGACCGTACGGATGACAGTTTGGCTATCTTTGATTTTGTTTTGGAACATGGCGAAAATGTTTTAACTCAGGAGCAGCGGGAGGATATAGAAGATATTCTTGATTATTATGGGCGAAATGAGGCAGAGCATATCAAGGCTGAATTTCCTCATGTAGCTGGATTCTTGGGACTTGAGCCGCTTACAGAAGACGCAGCAGTACCTATGGCTGCATCGATACATGCAGCCACCGGACAGCACGTAGAACCACAAGCTACGATGTCTAAAACATTGGAGCAAGGGGGAGACTATCGTTCCGAGATACAGGCTGTTCTCAATAAGGATATATCTCTTAAAGAGAAGATTCGCTTATTGCAGGTTTTTGCTGGTGGTTATTTTATGGCTAATGATTATCAGGCAGTGGCAGCCTTTTTGGAGACAGCTCTTAATATAGATGGTCAGGATGAAAATGTATTGCGAAACTTGGCAGTAACAGCTAAGTGTATGGGAATGACGGACAAGGCATTGAAGTTTGCGGCCAAACTGCAGCAAACAGACTTGCTGCTGTTGCATTTTTTGAGACAGTAA
- a CDS encoding glycosyltransferase family 2 protein encodes MKISACYITKNEEKNLSRSIDTIAAAVDELIVVDTGSTDKTRNVAKSYGAKVYDYVWQNDFSGPRNFAIEQATGDYILFIDADEYFSAETCGNLRKVLEDNKAYDALLIKRYDIDHNEDDIMGEIFVLRAFKHKSNLCYQGRIHEELRDDGRIINNIAMLGPDLLKLYHTGYETAVNQAKAERNLHILQEEIKVADNPGQYYMYMAEACRGVGDYVAMEHYARLDIAQGRRQVAFASRSYRMLLAYLAEQGRNTERYKMAAEAVKEFPELPEFWAELAACQAEIYEYEAAIKSMTEALERDKIFPTLSLEPKEFSTDMSVVAAEKIYEWQELVKATGKLKITTCLIAKNEAQEIGAWLANAAVFSDEIIVVDTGSEDRTVEIAQKAGAKVFSFVWQDDFAAARNYALTQVRAEADWVVFLDADETFYEPQRLRGALAYVAQFGSDSEGIQVPIVNVDVDAWGREIQRFRALRIWRNNSAFRYQGAIHEALYNKCGEIKQLYMAELAVCHTGYSSGRIQQKLNRNLQLIMKEMQEKGEQPLHYRYLADCLYGLHEYELASAYAQRALAAEVPTIAGDGELYRLWLHCARKLKQPAETQLHIIATAHSRGLDDMELIGWQGIICTEMGAYQQAKPLLEQFLQRATSQNLTAGSNAVQGMLAEAYAAKASCHAYLGEKKAADVAWQQAVRENPYNEEILHAFYEWLHLSPQAFLKQVLPYFSDREQGKKYIAEWAVKFGYGKVMQVLAVYLPQNQQKLLKQWLDGDKGTVGKQAWLEATVCVQELLAALVAMPAEKRKTQSVDCHEWAAMLPPGWQRIIGRLYGWQEQLSAGDWPDYLAGLTAIQGFVGDDSYQEYARLALDFSWEKVCEIADKLTEQQYWQAAYSLLAEIPNASIPDDAAFWYQTGRCLYHLQEMTAAGECFARAAEAGSRQPDLSAYQDWVARRERRQ; translated from the coding sequence ATGAAGATTTCGGCTTGTTATATCACTAAAAATGAAGAAAAAAATCTATCTAGGTCAATAGATACTATCGCAGCTGCCGTAGATGAACTTATTGTGGTGGATACTGGGTCGACAGATAAGACACGTAATGTAGCGAAGTCCTATGGGGCCAAGGTCTATGATTATGTGTGGCAGAATGATTTTTCTGGGCCGCGGAATTTTGCTATTGAGCAGGCAACGGGCGATTATATTTTATTTATAGATGCTGACGAATACTTTTCGGCAGAAACTTGCGGCAATTTGCGTAAGGTCTTAGAAGATAATAAGGCATATGATGCTTTGCTGATAAAACGCTATGATATAGACCATAATGAAGACGATATAATGGGGGAAATTTTTGTTTTACGTGCTTTTAAGCATAAGTCGAATCTTTGCTATCAAGGGCGTATTCATGAAGAATTACGTGATGATGGGAGAATAATTAACAATATTGCAATGCTGGGGCCAGATTTATTAAAGCTCTATCATACAGGTTATGAGACTGCCGTCAATCAGGCCAAGGCAGAGAGAAATTTGCACATCTTACAGGAAGAGATAAAAGTGGCAGATAATCCCGGGCAGTACTATATGTATATGGCGGAGGCCTGTCGTGGTGTAGGGGATTATGTCGCTATGGAGCATTATGCAAGGCTGGATATTGCTCAAGGAAGAAGGCAGGTGGCCTTTGCCAGTCGCTCGTATCGGATGTTGCTGGCCTATCTAGCGGAACAGGGACGGAATACAGAACGCTATAAAATGGCAGCGGAGGCTGTTAAAGAATTTCCTGAATTACCGGAATTTTGGGCGGAGCTGGCTGCCTGTCAAGCGGAAATCTATGAATATGAAGCGGCAATTAAATCCATGACAGAAGCATTGGAGCGTGATAAGATTTTTCCGACACTGAGTCTGGAGCCTAAAGAGTTTTCAACAGATATGTCGGTGGTGGCAGCTGAGAAAATCTATGAATGGCAGGAGCTGGTTAAAGCGACAGGTAAGCTGAAGATTACAACTTGTCTAATTGCAAAAAATGAGGCACAGGAAATAGGGGCGTGGCTGGCGAATGCTGCAGTTTTTAGCGATGAAATCATCGTAGTGGATACTGGTTCTGAGGATAGGACAGTAGAAATTGCTCAAAAGGCTGGGGCAAAGGTGTTTTCTTTTGTTTGGCAGGATGATTTTGCGGCGGCCAGAAATTATGCCTTGACACAGGTAAGGGCAGAAGCCGACTGGGTGGTGTTCCTGGATGCGGATGAAACATTTTATGAGCCACAGCGTTTGCGCGGTGCTCTCGCGTATGTGGCGCAGTTTGGGTCCGATTCAGAAGGTATTCAGGTGCCTATTGTCAATGTGGATGTTGATGCTTGGGGGCGGGAGATTCAACGTTTCCGTGCTTTACGTATCTGGCGCAATAATTCGGCATTCCGCTATCAAGGTGCGATTCATGAAGCCCTTTACAATAAGTGTGGGGAAATAAAACAGTTATATATGGCGGAATTGGCTGTTTGTCACACGGGATATTCATCAGGTCGTATTCAGCAGAAACTCAATCGGAATTTGCAGCTCATTATGAAAGAGATGCAAGAAAAAGGTGAACAGCCGTTGCACTATCGCTATTTAGCAGATTGTCTCTACGGTTTGCATGAATATGAACTGGCATCTGCTTATGCGCAGAGGGCACTAGCGGCAGAGGTACCGACAATTGCCGGTGATGGTGAACTGTATCGCTTGTGGTTGCATTGTGCCCGTAAGTTAAAGCAACCAGCGGAGACGCAGTTGCATATTATCGCCACGGCACATAGCCGTGGTCTTGATGATATGGAGCTTATAGGCTGGCAAGGGATAATCTGTACAGAAATGGGTGCCTATCAGCAGGCAAAGCCGTTATTGGAGCAATTTTTACAACGTGCAACATCTCAGAATTTAACGGCTGGCAGCAATGCCGTTCAGGGGATGCTGGCAGAAGCTTATGCAGCGAAGGCTAGTTGTCATGCATATTTGGGCGAAAAAAAAGCTGCTGATGTTGCCTGGCAGCAGGCAGTAAGGGAGAATCCCTATAATGAAGAAATCTTGCATGCCTTTTATGAATGGCTGCATCTGTCACCGCAAGCTTTTTTGAAACAGGTCTTACCTTATTTTTCGGATAGGGAGCAAGGGAAGAAATATATAGCTGAATGGGCCGTGAAATTTGGTTATGGTAAGGTAATGCAGGTTTTAGCAGTGTACTTGCCACAGAATCAGCAAAAATTATTAAAGCAGTGGCTTGACGGAGATAAAGGAACAGTCGGTAAACAGGCTTGGCTCGAAGCGACAGTCTGCGTACAGGAATTATTGGCAGCATTGGTGGCTATGCCAGCGGAGAAAAGGAAGACGCAATCAGTAGATTGTCATGAATGGGCGGCAATGCTGCCACCCGGGTGGCAGCGCATAATTGGCCGTTTATACGGCTGGCAGGAACAGCTTTCAGCAGGAGATTGGCCGGATTATCTAGCTGGACTTACTGCTATACAGGGCTTTGTCGGAGACGATTCTTATCAGGAATATGCTAGACTAGCCTTGGATTTTTCCTGGGAAAAGGTCTGTGAAATTGCGGATAAATTGACAGAACAGCAGTATTGGCAAGCTGCTTATTCGCTGTTGGCTGAAATACCTAATGCGTCTATACCGGACGATGCGGCCTTTTGGTATCAGACGGGACGGTGCCTCTATCATCTGCAGGAAATGACAGCAGCAGGTGAATGCTTTGCAAGAGCCGCAGAGGCTGGCAGTCGGCAGCCGGATTTATCGGCTTATCAGGACTGGGTGGCACGAAGGGAGAGACGGCAATGA
- a CDS encoding glycosyltransferase family 2 protein produces MTEKPKLTIIVPMYNRQAYIKDCLASIQRQTYTDWELLLVDDASTDETAAICRDWQRADERIKLLEQPHNQGVSAARNIGLQAAGGKYVTFVDSDDYLLPDGLAHMMKIALAGQADVVWSPGRYYEDAEGQTLIPEIDCGMRSKAVESLDVDLGKRLNLFFQYNGWVWSVWNRVYRREFLEQNKLKFEAISTNEDALFNLLCLCRAKKYMVTNQLYYVYRLSGDSILREAKTLDNLEKHVQDTFRLAEILWRNLGEITYFSEHPEIKEQVMERITGYMLVMPCRWGFVPTPLEHQQLVKESIREALEQDFGGKAWLVQFLYRHFLEIQGCGKK; encoded by the coding sequence ATGACAGAAAAGCCAAAGCTGACAATAATTGTGCCGATGTACAATCGACAGGCATATATCAAGGATTGTTTGGCAAGCATACAACGGCAGACTTATACGGATTGGGAACTATTGCTGGTGGATGATGCCTCCACGGATGAGACGGCAGCTATATGCCGGGATTGGCAGCGTGCTGATGAACGCATTAAGCTGTTAGAGCAGCCGCACAATCAAGGGGTAAGTGCAGCGCGTAATATTGGGTTGCAGGCGGCAGGCGGCAAGTATGTAACCTTTGTGGATAGTGATGATTATCTTTTGCCTGATGGGCTGGCGCACATGATGAAAATAGCGTTAGCGGGGCAGGCGGATGTAGTATGGTCACCAGGACGTTATTATGAAGATGCTGAGGGACAGACGCTTATACCAGAGATTGATTGTGGTATGAGATCCAAGGCAGTCGAGTCGTTGGATGTTGATCTAGGGAAGAGGCTAAATCTGTTTTTTCAGTATAATGGTTGGGTATGGTCTGTTTGGAATCGAGTGTATCGCCGAGAGTTTCTGGAGCAGAATAAACTGAAATTTGAAGCCATATCAACAAATGAGGATGCTCTATTTAATCTCCTTTGTCTATGCAGGGCAAAGAAATATATGGTAACCAATCAACTGTATTATGTATATCGTTTGTCAGGAGATTCTATCCTGCGTGAGGCAAAGACGTTGGACAATTTGGAAAAACATGTACAGGATACTTTTAGGCTGGCAGAGATTTTATGGCGGAATCTTGGCGAAATAACATATTTTTCGGAACACCCGGAGATAAAAGAGCAGGTTATGGAACGTATTACCGGCTATATGCTCGTAATGCCGTGCCGATGGGGATTTGTTCCCACGCCGCTGGAGCATCAGCAGCTGGTGAAAGAGAGCATTCGTGAGGCTTTGGAACAGGACTTTGGCGGTAAAGCCTGGTTGGTACAGTTCTTATATCGTCATTTTTTGGAGATTCAAGGATGTGGTAAAAAATGA
- the fliS gene encoding flagellar export chaperone FliS, protein MVNNAAEAYKRQQIMTATPEALTLMLYNGCLKFMNEGKDAIEAKQYENANNLLQRAQQIISEFRITLNMDYEISHQLLPLYNYCYDRLVEGNIKSDTAMIQEAIDIIRELRDAWAQAMKKARQDGGTKNVQGDSYVG, encoded by the coding sequence ATGGTAAATAATGCAGCAGAAGCCTACAAAAGACAGCAGATTATGACGGCCACGCCGGAAGCACTCACTTTGATGCTCTATAATGGCTGCTTGAAGTTTATGAATGAGGGCAAGGATGCAATAGAGGCGAAACAGTATGAAAATGCCAATAACCTCCTGCAGCGTGCCCAACAGATTATCTCGGAATTTCGTATTACATTGAATATGGATTATGAGATATCACATCAGTTGCTGCCCCTGTATAATTATTGTTATGATCGCTTGGTAGAGGGCAATATCAAGAGCGATACTGCCATGATTCAGGAGGCGATTGATATCATAAGGGAACTGCGTGATGCTTGGGCACAGGCCATGAAGAAAGCCCGCCAGGATGGTGGCACGAAGAATGTTCAGGGTGACAGTTATGTCGGATAA
- a CDS encoding flagellin gives MAMVVKNNMSAISTLNTLNKNANSLSKSLQKVSSGMKINGAADDASGYAISERMRVQIRGLDQANSNTQNGNAMMKVAEGAVSSTVDILKTLKEKVINAANDTNTDSDRATIQKELDQSIDQINDNANITYNGKLLVDGSHNSEVKATTTTMTNQSLASDTTGTTAFSAMKDRNGNSLNINSMDKVTISFVKQGKTYTTSVSATKNLSDLLVKANSQLGSAFSTTIQTGSYIGKDVAGDTVATADTKNALSIAAGGSSVTNQISGVTISVTNTKGAVQKSANAVLDNFSESIRAQNKSTDNAMVLQVGTKANQSIKVGLTDMRAEALGLQSSSGANIQIGTQQQANAAINVLDNAVQKALDQQTTIGSVESRLEYTSANLTTASENVQSSESTIRDANMAKEMTEYTKNNVLMQAAQSMLAQANQSSSSVLSLLQ, from the coding sequence ATGGCAATGGTAGTAAAGAACAACATGTCGGCAATCTCTACGCTGAACACTCTGAACAAGAATGCAAATTCTCTGTCCAAGAGCCTGCAGAAAGTATCTTCTGGTATGAAGATTAACGGCGCTGCAGACGATGCTTCCGGTTACGCAATTTCCGAACGTATGCGCGTTCAGATCCGCGGCTTGGATCAGGCTAACAGCAACACCCAGAATGGTAACGCAATGATGAAAGTTGCTGAAGGTGCTGTAAGCTCCACCGTTGATATTCTGAAGACTCTGAAAGAGAAAGTTATCAACGCAGCCAACGATACCAATACTGATAGCGACCGTGCTACGATCCAGAAAGAGCTCGACCAGAGCATCGACCAGATCAACGACAACGCTAACATTACCTACAATGGCAAGCTGCTCGTTGATGGTTCTCACAACAGTGAAGTCAAAGCAACGACTACCACGATGACGAACCAGAGCCTCGCATCTGATACAACTGGTACGACGGCATTCTCTGCAATGAAGGATCGTAATGGTAACAGCTTAAACATCAACTCCATGGATAAAGTTACCATTTCCTTTGTAAAACAGGGCAAGACCTATACGACTTCTGTTAGCGCTACGAAGAACCTTTCTGACTTGCTGGTAAAGGCTAACAGCCAGCTTGGTAGTGCATTCAGCACGACGATTCAGACGGGTTCTTACATCGGTAAGGACGTTGCTGGTGATACTGTAGCTACGGCTGACACTAAGAATGCATTGTCGATTGCAGCAGGTGGTTCTTCTGTAACGAACCAGATTTCTGGTGTGACGATTTCCGTAACGAACACCAAGGGTGCTGTTCAGAAATCTGCTAATGCAGTTCTGGATAACTTCTCTGAATCCATTCGTGCGCAGAATAAGTCCACGGATAATGCGATGGTTCTGCAGGTTGGTACCAAGGCAAATCAGAGCATCAAGGTTGGCTTGACGGATATGCGTGCAGAGGCTCTTGGTCTTCAGAGCTCCTCTGGTGCCAACATCCAGATTGGTACGCAGCAGCAGGCTAATGCAGCGATCAACGTGCTTGATAACGCTGTACAGAAGGCTCTTGACCAGCAGACCACTATCGGTTCCGTTGAGTCCCGTCTCGAATACACCAGCGCTAACTTGACGACTGCATCTGAAAACGTTCAGAGCTCCGAGTCCACGATTCGTGATGCGAATATGGCTAAGGAAATGACGGAATACACGAAGAACAACGTTCTCATGCAGGCCGCTCAGTCCATGCTCGCACAGGCCAACCAGAGCAGCAGCTCGGTTCTCAGCCTGCTCCAGTAA
- a CDS encoding glycosyltransferase family 2 protein encodes MRIHISACVIVKNEAENIGRWLASMCTVADEMIVVDTGSSDNTVELAQKSGAKVYYFEWCNDFAAAKNFALEKAKGNWILFLDADEYFTPESQPKVRPLIERLEPNQKIDGVLCRLVNIDVDDNNRIMTTLVQLRMFRNKRNLRYKGKVHEVLTLTKGNSLELANEIEIYHTGYSTHVVQAKMRRNLKLIEERIAANGGRKEPMDDRYLMDIWYGLGNPDKAIAYAKLLLAQEKLSLDLRGRAYETWASCCIEHRYPAEETAACLQAAIRACPDLAEFPLMRGLWRFERREYLLAKVDLNRGLELEKAYNKNSIEGVMDNAARLLPSVYWRLGELAEMQGDGQKAQDFYVQGLRANRYHRGLFAAFWRFLRRQGIEAADSIAVLNALYNRCADAAFLARQLTRQNGGLVYVYYAKQAGINDQPILECLAAGRPDGAAQLAVKQLNFLYQMGMAAADDNDLSMMALLPQEHEAIDKAAQQLRKDMREIKT; translated from the coding sequence ATGAGGATTCATATTTCAGCCTGCGTGATTGTCAAAAATGAGGCAGAAAACATTGGCCGTTGGCTTGCTTCGATGTGCACAGTGGCTGATGAGATGATTGTGGTAGATACGGGCAGCAGTGATAATACAGTAGAACTAGCGCAAAAATCCGGTGCAAAAGTGTATTATTTCGAGTGGTGTAATGATTTTGCGGCTGCGAAAAATTTTGCCTTAGAAAAAGCTAAGGGCAATTGGATTTTATTTTTGGATGCAGATGAATATTTTACTCCAGAATCCCAGCCTAAAGTACGGCCGTTAATAGAGCGTTTGGAACCTAATCAAAAAATAGATGGGGTGCTTTGTCGCCTGGTAAATATTGATGTAGATGATAATAACCGTATTATGACCACGCTGGTGCAGCTACGAATGTTCCGCAATAAGCGGAATTTACGTTATAAAGGCAAGGTGCATGAGGTATTGACCTTGACTAAGGGAAATTCCTTGGAACTGGCTAATGAGATAGAGATTTACCATACGGGATATTCCACACATGTTGTGCAAGCTAAAATGCGTCGCAATCTAAAACTCATTGAGGAACGTATCGCGGCTAATGGGGGACGAAAGGAACCAATGGACGACAGATATCTGATGGATATCTGGTATGGTCTGGGAAATCCGGATAAGGCGATTGCATATGCAAAACTGTTATTGGCACAGGAAAAGTTGTCCCTGGACTTGCGCGGACGGGCCTATGAAACCTGGGCCAGCTGCTGTATTGAACATAGGTATCCAGCAGAAGAAACAGCAGCTTGTCTGCAGGCGGCTATCAGGGCTTGTCCTGATTTGGCAGAATTTCCATTGATGCGCGGTTTGTGGCGGTTTGAGCGTCGGGAGTATTTACTGGCAAAGGTGGATTTAAATCGTGGTTTGGAATTGGAAAAAGCTTATAACAAGAACAGTATAGAAGGTGTTATGGATAATGCCGCACGTTTGTTGCCTTCTGTATATTGGCGATTGGGAGAATTGGCAGAAATGCAGGGGGATGGGCAAAAAGCGCAGGATTTTTACGTACAGGGATTGCGAGCCAATCGCTACCATAGAGGGCTGTTTGCCGCGTTTTGGCGATTCCTGCGGAGACAGGGCATAGAGGCAGCTGATTCTATTGCTGTGCTTAATGCCTTATATAACAGGTGTGCTGATGCAGCATTTTTAGCCCGGCAATTGACACGGCAAAATGGCGGACTAGTTTATGTCTATTATGCTAAGCAGGCAGGGATAAATGACCAGCCAATATTGGAATGCCTAGCGGCAGGCCGCCCAGATGGTGCGGCGCAGCTGGCGGTTAAGCAGCTGAATTTTTTATATCAAATGGGAATGGCAGCGGCAGATGATAATGATTTATCAATGATGGCATTACTGCCCCAGGAGCATGAGGCAATTGACAAGGCAGCCCAACAGCTGCGAAAAGATATGAGGGAAATAAAAACATGA